A genomic region of Chelmon rostratus isolate fCheRos1 chromosome 8, fCheRos1.pri, whole genome shotgun sequence contains the following coding sequences:
- the rcc1 gene encoding regulator of chromosome condensation yields the protein MPAKKTTTKRKSEAIVEDEKDLKKVKVSHRSHGKEAGQVLVLGQGDVGQLGNGENVIQRKKPALVSLPEKIVQVIAGGMHTVCLSDTGNVYTFGCNDEGALGRDTTEGSEMVPGKVILEEKVVQVSAGDSHTAALTDDGTVYIWGAFRDNNGVIGLLEPLKTSTVPVKVPMTEPVMKIASGNDHLVLVTLEGNLYSSGTGEQGQLGRVPELFSNTGGRKGLGRLLEPQIVKVKGKVHFTDAFCGAYFTFALSKEGHVYGFGLTNYHQLGTKDTRVCFFPVKLTCFKNSTTSWVDFSGGQHHTVCLDAEGQVYSLGRAEYGRLGLGEGAEEKSEPTPVTGMEPASRVTCGASVSYAVTREGSVYAWGMGTNLQLGTGEEDDEWSPVKMTGKQLENRVVLMASSGGQHTVLLVKDKQES from the exons ATGCCTGCTAAAAAGACCACCACCAAGAGGAAGTCTGAGGCTATTGTGGAGGATGAGAAAGACCTCAAGAAAGTGAAAG tttcCCACAGGAGTCATGGCAAGGAGGCAGGCCAGGTTCTTGTCCTGGGCCAGGGCGATGTTGGACAGTTGGGTAATGGCGAGAACGTTATTCAGAGGAAGAAGCCGGCCCTCGTGTCCCTGCCAGAGAAAATTGTGCAAGTTATAGCTGGAGGCATGCACACTGTGTGCCTCAGCGACACTGGCAAT GTCTACACATTTGGCTGTAACGATGAGGGTGCCCTCGGTCGGGACACAACAGAGGGGTCTGAGATGGTTCCGGGGAAGGTGATACTGGAGGAAAAGGTGGTCCAGGTGTCGGCAGGGGACAGCCACACAGCCGCACTCACGGATGATGGAACGGTGTACATCTGGGGCGCCTTCAGG GATAACAATGGTGTTATAGGTCTTCTGGAGCCCTTGAAAACATCTACTGTTCCAGTCAAAGTCCCCATGACGGAGCCTGTTATGAAAATTGCATCAG GTAACGACCACCTGGTGCTGGTTACACTGGAGGGAAATCTTTACTCGTCAGGCACTGGAGAGCAGGGGCAGCTGGGAAGAGTGCCTGAGCTTTTTTCAAACACAGGAGGCAGGAAAGGCCTCG GCCGGCTGCTGGAACCACAGATAGTGAAAGTCAAAGGGAAGGTTCACTTCACAGATGCCTTCTGTGGGGCGTACTTCACCTTTGCTCTCTCTAAAGAGGGACACGTTTATGGATTTGGCCTCACCAACTATCACCAGCTGG GCACTAAAGACACCAGGGTGTGTTTTTTCCCAGTAAAACTGACATGCTTCAAGAACTCCACCACATCCTGGGTGGACTTCTCTGGAGGACAGCATCACACAGTCTGCCTGGATGCTGAGG GACAGGTATACAGCCTGGGCAGAGCAGAGTATGGTCGTCTTGGTCTGGGAGAAGGAGCTGAAGAGAAGAGTGAGCCCACGCCGGTGACGGGCATGGAGCCGGCCAGCAGAGTGACATGTGGGGCGTCCGTCAGCTACGCTGTCACCAGAGAAG GATCCGTGTATGCATGGGGCATGGGCACCAACCTGCAGCTtggcacaggagaggaggatgatgagtgGAGCCCCGTCAAGATGACGGGCAAGCAGCTGGAGAACCGTGTAGTACTGATGGCCTCCAGTGGAGGGCAGCACACAGTCCTTTTGGTCAAAGACAAGCAGGAGAGCTGA